From one Leptospira noumeaensis genomic stretch:
- the lnt gene encoding apolipoprotein N-acyltransferase has product MRKHSKIPEIKYPLLLLFPVAILFALALEPFGFASAGFLCIFLLLYFTKQLTIKSSWKDTILSTLLFSSLVTLTSFYWIWNAIRNISGQGYFVSIILFLVYALVSFYKIGIVFFGSVFLTKQRNIKNSHFFLLVLPSLFLISDWISPMVFPVYWGDLFRNNILWRQMARFGVEVLGFVSILTSALLYLMLLKADRGIRHYFYYLVPIFCFFLINLYFLAETIPQGPTIHLSLVQPNTPYAKREIQENEVWMTKTIQSVYDIGQEAIRNTSKPIDLIVLPESAIPFLGTLDSQNPHSTYSKSFVDVTTSLVRFGNTPLVFNELVFDEGSRNSLTLLHPITLTSERRYKQVLLPFGEYLPGESRFPWLRNIFPEASNHIPGKLSDALGFQTKMGESVTFSPLICYEILYPSLVRDIVNHSPSEFILNLTNDSWFESLTETKQHAGAGRLRSIELGRPVVRVAVTGITTAFDPWGREMMGELQTFQKAIGYLDLPTVAKNRTTPYIQIGPDPWRIMAVFLLFFVFFRNSRADSTIK; this is encoded by the coding sequence ATGAGAAAACACTCAAAAATTCCGGAAATTAAATACCCTCTCCTTTTACTTTTTCCAGTTGCAATTTTATTTGCTCTGGCCTTGGAACCCTTCGGATTTGCTTCCGCAGGGTTTCTTTGTATTTTTCTACTTTTGTATTTCACCAAACAACTAACCATAAAATCCAGTTGGAAAGATACAATCCTATCGACTTTGTTATTTTCTAGTTTGGTGACACTCACAAGTTTTTATTGGATTTGGAATGCGATTCGAAATATCTCTGGCCAAGGTTATTTTGTTTCTATCATTTTATTTTTGGTTTATGCACTCGTTTCCTTTTATAAGATTGGAATTGTTTTTTTCGGATCTGTTTTTCTAACAAAGCAGAGAAATATAAAAAACTCTCATTTCTTTTTACTTGTACTTCCTTCTTTGTTTTTAATTTCTGATTGGATTTCCCCGATGGTTTTTCCTGTGTATTGGGGGGATTTATTTCGAAACAATATTCTCTGGCGACAAATGGCTAGGTTCGGAGTTGAAGTATTAGGATTTGTTTCGATTCTCACCTCTGCCCTTCTCTATTTGATGCTTTTAAAAGCGGATAGAGGGATCAGACATTATTTTTATTACCTGGTTCCTATTTTTTGCTTTTTCCTGATCAATTTATATTTCCTCGCAGAAACTATTCCCCAAGGCCCAACCATCCATCTCTCACTAGTTCAACCAAACACTCCTTATGCGAAAAGAGAAATCCAGGAAAACGAAGTATGGATGACAAAAACCATCCAATCAGTTTATGATATTGGTCAGGAAGCAATTCGTAATACATCTAAACCCATAGACCTAATTGTTTTACCAGAATCCGCCATCCCTTTCCTTGGAACTCTCGATTCCCAAAATCCCCATTCCACATATAGCAAAAGTTTTGTGGATGTTACCACAAGTTTGGTTCGTTTTGGCAACACTCCTCTTGTTTTTAATGAACTGGTTTTTGATGAAGGGTCTAGAAATTCGCTGACTCTACTTCATCCCATTACCCTTACTTCTGAAAGAAGATACAAACAAGTTCTATTGCCATTTGGAGAGTATTTGCCGGGAGAATCCCGGTTTCCTTGGTTACGAAATATATTTCCAGAAGCAAGCAACCATATTCCAGGAAAACTATCAGATGCATTAGGATTCCAAACAAAAATGGGAGAATCGGTTACATTTAGTCCGTTGATTTGTTATGAAATCCTCTACCCAAGTTTAGTTCGAGATATCGTAAATCATTCCCCATCCGAGTTCATTCTCAATCTCACAAATGATTCATGGTTCGAAAGTTTAACAGAAACCAAACAACATGCAGGAGCGGGAAGGCTTCGTTCCATCGAACTTGGTAGGCCCGTTGTCCGTGTGGCTGTTACGGGCATCACCACTGCCTTTGATCCATGGGGAAGAGAGATGATGGGTGAATTACAAACATTCCAAAAGGCCATCGGATATTTAGATCTTCCAACAGTTGCGAAAAATAGAACCACTCCCTATATCCAAATTGGCCCTGACCCTTGGCGAATCATGGCTGTTTTCC
- a CDS encoding lipase secretion chaperone gives MNVKNLRYLSYAIGALLLIFVVYRLFTPGELETSADENPNDKAESYFRTQSDGFSVDPFYLESAKTIFSADGQFLRFEEILARAKSGELNLVSELWNLRRQCPEGSTREQCHEYIKAFLQNEYGGEEAKRLVTMLSNYLKYEEAMVNLDPSSKSYTNQERYEQIKQLRRKYFAKEDAELIFGLEEATADFSFNRKNFLDETKNLKADERIRLYEDYRKKSFGNFYNAVAAREPLYDKFENEMDLRQIELSKLSGSERETKEKEVRIRYFGKDGNDRMEKVLKEMKEEEEKISKLQVEEKNLLKNYPNLSESEREKKLMDLRIQTLGSKELAEEYSRRMEYEKTLKNSGN, from the coding sequence ATGAATGTTAAAAATCTACGTTACCTCAGTTATGCCATTGGAGCCTTACTCCTAATCTTTGTCGTTTATCGCCTCTTCACTCCAGGGGAACTTGAAACTAGTGCCGATGAAAATCCAAATGACAAAGCAGAATCTTACTTCCGAACCCAAAGTGATGGTTTTTCTGTGGATCCCTTTTACTTAGAATCCGCAAAAACTATTTTTTCTGCTGACGGACAGTTCCTTCGTTTTGAAGAAATTTTAGCACGAGCCAAATCAGGTGAATTGAATTTAGTATCCGAACTTTGGAACTTACGTCGCCAATGCCCAGAGGGAAGCACCCGCGAACAATGCCATGAATACATCAAAGCATTTCTCCAAAATGAATATGGGGGAGAAGAAGCAAAACGACTGGTTACCATGCTTTCTAATTATTTAAAATATGAAGAAGCGATGGTGAACCTAGATCCATCCAGTAAATCCTATACCAACCAAGAAAGGTACGAACAAATCAAACAACTTCGTAGAAAGTATTTTGCAAAAGAAGATGCAGAACTCATTTTCGGTTTGGAAGAAGCCACTGCCGATTTTAGTTTTAATCGAAAAAATTTCTTAGATGAAACAAAGAACCTCAAAGCAGACGAAAGAATTCGTTTGTATGAAGACTATCGCAAAAAATCCTTCGGTAACTTTTACAATGCGGTAGCGGCAAGAGAGCCTTTGTATGATAAGTTTGAAAACGAAATGGATCTAAGACAAATTGAACTTTCCAAATTGTCTGGTTCAGAAAGGGAAACAAAGGAAAAAGAAGTTCGGATTCGTTACTTTGGAAAAGATGGAAACGACCGAATGGAAAAAGTTTTAAAAGAGATGAAGGAAGAAGAAGAAAAAATTTCCAAACTCCAAGTGGAAGAAAAAAATCTCTTAAAAAACTATCCGAATCTTTCTGAATCAGAACGGGAAAAAAAATTGATGGATCTTAGAATCCAAACCTTAGGCAGTAAGGAATTGGCAGAGGAATATTCAAGAAGAATGGAATATGAGAAAACACTCAAAAATTCCGGAAATTAA
- a CDS encoding esterase/lipase family protein produces MIRKGLLAIFITFALTAPVLASSGSSSKPLAGTYPIILSHGLFGWGENSGGIISIVNYWGGTDDYLRSQGATVFAPGKTAANSNEVRAAELKAAILTYSAATNYTGKFHILGHSQGGLDSRYMVSNLGLSGRTATLTTLNTPHYGSPIADIVKTVLPSWIQPFVASIVESLVKLVYGGTNQQNALAALSSLSKEGLASFNGYTPNKSGVKYFSYGSSITIPDLIQHPLMGILHPACGAGGLFQGQGFTNDGLVPLSSQKWGTWKGGPSYGIFTTGIDHLQVSNTLRSGSLWYDVEGFYLNMASNMKSNQ; encoded by the coding sequence ATGATTCGTAAAGGTCTTTTAGCCATTTTTATCACATTTGCGCTCACGGCTCCCGTGCTCGCTAGTTCCGGTTCTTCTTCCAAACCGCTCGCAGGTACTTATCCTATCATCCTTTCTCATGGTCTTTTTGGTTGGGGCGAAAACTCCGGCGGAATCATCAGCATCGTAAACTACTGGGGTGGAACAGACGATTACCTCAGAAGCCAAGGAGCTACTGTATTTGCTCCTGGAAAAACAGCTGCCAACTCAAATGAAGTTCGTGCCGCAGAACTAAAAGCAGCCATCCTTACTTACTCTGCTGCCACAAACTACACTGGAAAATTTCATATCCTTGGTCACTCGCAAGGTGGACTCGATAGCCGTTATATGGTTTCTAACTTAGGACTTTCTGGTCGCACTGCAACTCTTACCACTCTCAACACTCCACACTACGGATCACCAATCGCAGACATCGTAAAAACTGTTCTTCCTAGTTGGATCCAACCGTTTGTTGCAAGTATTGTAGAATCACTTGTCAAACTAGTTTACGGTGGAACCAACCAACAAAACGCTCTTGCGGCTCTTTCTTCTTTATCAAAAGAAGGACTTGCATCTTTTAACGGATACACTCCCAACAAATCTGGTGTGAAGTATTTCTCTTATGGATCTTCCATTACCATTCCTGACCTCATCCAACACCCACTTATGGGAATCCTTCACCCTGCTTGTGGTGCTGGTGGACTTTTCCAAGGACAAGGATTTACTAACGATGGACTTGTACCACTTTCTTCACAAAAATGGGGAACTTGGAAAGGTGGACCTTCTTATGGAATCTTCACTACAGGGATCGACCATTTACAAGTATCCAACACTCTCCGTTCAGGAAGTCTTTGGTATGACGTAGAAGGTTTCTACTTGAATATGGCTTCCAACATGAAGTCGAACCAATAA
- a CDS encoding TetR/AcrR family transcriptional regulator, whose translation MPHTVPKKISHQTSTKRELTKEKIYQSAIRLFQKEGYESATMRRITKEAGVSLGLTYYHFKTKEEIVLYFYRESQIEVKQLSTLFFKTTRDFKTRLKYIILTQLENFSEYKMFLQILARHAGDPSHSLSPFSPETTLIRQEAVGIISDALETSNLKIRDDLAKILPELLWMEQMGIIYFWLSDNSKSYINTKLLMNDSLELTFKLIKLSNFPLFKNVMGPIFRMYRLVKTNPVMKHR comes from the coding sequence ATGCCACATACTGTTCCAAAAAAAATCTCTCACCAAACATCAACTAAACGAGAACTCACTAAAGAGAAAATCTATCAATCTGCTATTAGATTATTTCAAAAAGAGGGTTATGAATCAGCAACGATGCGTAGGATAACGAAGGAAGCTGGGGTATCATTAGGACTTACGTATTATCATTTCAAAACAAAGGAAGAAATTGTTTTATATTTTTACAGAGAATCACAAATCGAAGTCAAACAACTATCCACTCTGTTCTTCAAGACCACTCGGGATTTTAAAACAAGACTCAAATACATCATCTTAACTCAGTTAGAAAATTTTTCAGAGTATAAAATGTTTTTACAAATACTAGCAAGACATGCAGGAGATCCAAGCCATTCGTTATCTCCATTTAGCCCCGAGACAACTCTCATCAGACAAGAAGCCGTAGGTATCATTTCGGATGCCTTAGAAACATCGAATTTAAAAATTAGAGATGACCTAGCTAAAATTTTGCCAGAGTTACTTTGGATGGAACAAATGGGGATAATCTACTTTTGGCTTTCTGACAATTCTAAGTCGTATATTAACACTAAACTTTTAATGAATGATTCATTGGAGCTGACATTCAAATTGATCAAACTTTCAAATTTCCCTTTGTTTAAAAACGTGATGGGCCCAATCTTTCGGATGTATCGATTGGTAAAAACAAATCCTGTGATGAAACATCGTTAA
- a CDS encoding GNAT family N-acetyltransferase, translating to MIRDLTESDRNQTIELVNQFYRKVNELELDGLFRIRPRAATKFTDIYFKLIGTGKVYMRGFFADSELVSLLIGRVEEKPHLEEERSLFIDLAVTKLGKKKKGYMSALLNDVDLWCKEKSIPAIELRAILQNKEAVEFWDNSKFERFYIRYRKRVE from the coding sequence GTGATTCGAGATTTAACAGAATCTGATAGAAATCAAACCATCGAACTCGTAAACCAGTTTTACCGAAAAGTAAACGAACTCGAGTTAGATGGTTTGTTTCGCATTCGGCCCCGCGCCGCAACCAAATTCACAGACATTTATTTCAAACTGATTGGAACAGGAAAAGTCTATATGCGTGGGTTTTTCGCCGATTCTGAACTTGTTTCCTTACTCATTGGTCGAGTGGAAGAAAAACCTCACCTCGAAGAAGAAAGAAGTTTGTTTATCGATCTTGCCGTCACCAAACTTGGGAAAAAGAAAAAAGGGTATATGTCTGCACTATTGAACGATGTAGACCTTTGGTGCAAAGAAAAATCCATTCCGGCAATCGAACTTCGGGCCATTTTGCAAAACAAGGAAGCTGTGGAGTTTTGGGACAATTCTAAATTCGAAAGATTTTACATTCGTTACCGCAAACGAGTGGAATGA
- a CDS encoding glycine--tRNA ligase produces MAQPKEKEEQSLKPIVAVSKRRGFVFPGSEIYGGLSNTFDYGPNGIEVLNNLKRLWWEYFVHRRDDVLGLDSSILLHPRVWEASGHISNFNDPLMDCKKCKTRVRVDKFLEDKEGEGAATGKSLEELTNTIRDKGYACPTCGTVGSFTDARQFNLMFKTSHGASEEGATDIYLRPETAQGIFINFKNVTQIARKKVPFGIAQIGKSFRNEIMARQFIFRTREFEQMEMEFFCEPGTQKEWFKYWVDYCMDWLVNVVGLKKENLRVREHEKEELSFYSDSTSDIEYKYPFGWGELWGVASRTDYDLTQHEKFSSEDLKYHDLDQKKKYLPYVVEPALGLNRLFLAVLCDAYEEEKLEKDDIRTVLRFGKRVSPMKVAIFPLMKKDGLDSKAKEIYADLRNHWYVDYDDSGAIGKRYRRHDEIGTPFCITVDYDTMNDGTVTIRERDSMKQERIAVTEIKSYLINRMV; encoded by the coding sequence ATGGCACAGCCGAAAGAGAAAGAAGAACAGTCGCTCAAACCCATAGTCGCAGTCTCCAAAAGAAGGGGATTTGTTTTCCCAGGTTCCGAAATTTACGGAGGCCTTTCCAATACTTTTGACTATGGTCCGAATGGAATTGAAGTATTAAACAATCTAAAACGACTTTGGTGGGAATACTTTGTGCACAGACGGGACGACGTTTTGGGCCTTGATTCCTCCATCCTCCTCCACCCTCGTGTTTGGGAGGCTTCTGGCCATATTTCCAACTTCAACGACCCCTTAATGGACTGCAAAAAATGCAAAACTCGCGTGCGAGTGGATAAATTTTTGGAAGATAAAGAAGGTGAAGGTGCTGCCACTGGAAAAAGTTTAGAAGAACTAACAAACACCATTCGAGACAAAGGATACGCCTGCCCTACTTGCGGAACTGTGGGAAGTTTTACTGATGCCCGCCAGTTCAATTTGATGTTCAAAACATCTCATGGTGCCTCTGAAGAAGGAGCCACAGACATTTACCTTCGTCCAGAAACCGCACAAGGGATTTTTATTAACTTTAAAAATGTAACCCAAATCGCGCGGAAAAAAGTTCCGTTTGGAATCGCACAAATTGGAAAGTCTTTCCGGAACGAAATCATGGCTCGCCAGTTTATCTTTCGTACTCGTGAGTTCGAACAGATGGAGATGGAGTTTTTCTGTGAACCAGGAACTCAAAAAGAATGGTTCAAGTATTGGGTGGACTACTGTATGGACTGGCTTGTGAATGTAGTGGGACTTAAAAAAGAGAATTTACGTGTTCGCGAACATGAAAAAGAAGAACTTTCTTTTTACAGCGATTCCACAAGTGATATTGAATACAAATATCCGTTTGGTTGGGGAGAACTTTGGGGTGTAGCCTCAAGAACTGATTATGACCTTACCCAACATGAAAAGTTTTCTTCCGAAGATTTAAAATACCATGATTTGGATCAGAAGAAAAAATACCTTCCTTATGTTGTAGAACCAGCACTCGGCCTCAATCGACTTTTCCTTGCAGTGCTTTGTGATGCTTACGAAGAAGAAAAATTAGAAAAAGACGACATTCGTACTGTCTTAAGATTTGGAAAACGAGTGAGTCCTATGAAAGTGGCCATTTTCCCTCTGATGAAAAAAGACGGTCTGGATTCCAAAGCTAAAGAAATTTATGCCGACCTTCGTAACCATTGGTATGTAGATTACGATGATAGTGGTGCCATTGGAAAAAGATACCGCCGTCACGACGAAATTGGAACTCCATTTTGTATCACCGTTGATTACGATACCATGAACGATGGAACCGTCACCATTCGTGAAAGGGATTCAATGAAACAAGAAAGGATTGCAGTCACAGAAATCAAATCTTACCTCATAAACAGAATGGTATAG
- a CDS encoding energy transducer TonB, with translation MDSAKTKLLSPWAKKSLTFFLWMSPMFSLGPFLALGVLFAFPNEFRLRLRALAVIAVYILSWIVFYPIELVHRSGLEWEAVINEFLAKESRGLHLKFGFVVVCFLLLLANYIHSNKRNKKRESIRTARLQTEHPYGTIRTEMRIRDAKFDTLLLILFLALLLNFGFQYISEKLHPIKSMSPLAPLADVYQFVFNYSISLCILLFSFNRNKIPSLISKPYLRYMEGIRIRERWKAAVVSKSRFPFRLELIVKEKAKFRDRILPGFGHIFVYEYWRGFPILFLTLLLFLFSAVWIFSYLSPIFGIQFLAGFGLKPGVPDKDFFISSQNIAYAGFSLLALIAIYVYSSYLLEKSFSLENLGVKEDKVGESEPFFKPGLRKGFRNVLPLSLLFHLILISLVFLIPITLQRGKKKEQSAQKNDHFRPEKMEFYFIDPNVPDDTKGLNGGVVTGNETENKEKGEKISNEKVADNGPVKGQIKKIRGKKVPPTYSNYISAKMRIPESYMDYWAKAPHPYSSVVAYTITQDGDVIDVELVEGSDYPDQDLRTLQLVESLGPLMPPPGTKNDIRVTELFWNGPIDPEFVPTQLQKEMINLFDGRYMEELPE, from the coding sequence ATGGATTCGGCAAAAACAAAACTACTCTCTCCCTGGGCTAAAAAATCCTTAACCTTCTTCCTTTGGATGTCCCCTATGTTTTCACTAGGGCCTTTTTTGGCATTAGGTGTCCTATTTGCTTTCCCGAATGAGTTCCGACTCCGCCTTCGGGCATTGGCAGTGATCGCTGTTTATATCCTATCATGGATTGTTTTTTATCCCATCGAACTTGTGCACAGGTCAGGACTTGAATGGGAAGCTGTGATCAACGAATTCCTCGCGAAGGAATCTAGAGGTCTCCATTTAAAGTTTGGATTTGTGGTGGTTTGTTTTCTTTTACTTCTCGCAAACTATATTCATAGCAACAAGAGAAATAAAAAAAGAGAATCCATAAGAACGGCCCGGTTGCAAACGGAACATCCTTATGGAACGATCCGCACAGAGATGCGAATTCGTGATGCCAAATTTGATACCTTACTCCTCATTCTTTTTTTGGCTCTCCTTCTTAATTTTGGATTCCAATACATTTCTGAAAAATTACATCCTATCAAATCCATGTCGCCTTTGGCTCCACTGGCTGATGTCTATCAGTTTGTATTCAATTATTCCATTTCCCTTTGTATTTTGTTGTTTAGTTTCAATCGAAATAAAATTCCATCTTTAATTTCAAAACCTTACTTACGTTATATGGAGGGGATTCGTATTCGAGAAAGGTGGAAGGCTGCAGTGGTGTCTAAATCCCGGTTCCCTTTTCGCCTTGAACTGATCGTTAAAGAAAAAGCAAAATTCAGAGATCGTATCCTTCCCGGTTTTGGACATATTTTTGTCTATGAATACTGGCGTGGGTTCCCTATTTTATTTTTAACTTTATTACTATTTTTATTTTCTGCGGTTTGGATATTTTCTTATTTAAGCCCTATATTCGGGATTCAGTTTTTGGCCGGATTTGGATTAAAACCTGGAGTACCAGATAAAGACTTTTTTATCTCATCACAAAACATTGCGTATGCGGGTTTTTCATTATTAGCCCTTATTGCAATCTATGTTTATTCTTCATACCTTTTGGAAAAATCGTTTAGTTTAGAAAATTTAGGTGTTAAGGAAGACAAAGTAGGGGAGTCCGAACCGTTTTTTAAACCAGGACTTCGGAAAGGGTTCCGAAATGTACTTCCTTTATCTTTGCTCTTTCATTTGATTTTGATCTCTTTAGTATTTCTGATTCCGATTACCCTCCAACGTGGCAAAAAGAAAGAACAATCAGCGCAAAAAAATGATCACTTCCGTCCTGAAAAAATGGAATTCTATTTTATCGATCCGAATGTTCCTGATGATACCAAAGGATTGAATGGTGGGGTAGTTACTGGAAATGAAACAGAAAACAAAGAAAAGGGTGAAAAGATCTCCAATGAAAAAGTAGCGGACAATGGGCCTGTCAAAGGCCAGATCAAAAAAATCAGAGGGAAAAAAGTCCCACCTACCTATTCCAATTATATCTCCGCAAAAATGCGAATTCCAGAAAGTTATATGGACTACTGGGCCAAAGCCCCTCATCCCTATTCCTCAGTGGTGGCTTATACCATCACCCAGGATGGGGATGTGATTGATGTGGAACTTGTGGAAGGATCCGACTATCCAGACCAAGACCTCCGTACCTTACAACTTGTAGAAAGTTTAGGGCCACTCATGCCACCTCCAGGCACCAAAAACGACATCCGAGTCACAGAACTTTTTTGGAACGGCCCGATTGACCCTGAGTTTGTTCCCACACAACTCCAAAAAGAAATGATCAATTTATTTGACGGCCGTTATATGGAAGAGTTACCAGAATGA
- a CDS encoding PrsW family glutamic-type intramembrane protease yields MKEIGFFDYLIGALTVVPWAIVIWKAYKPKKGWQEVLGILLALFFGWLSTDLILRLHPILWPEADFTPKKKVSMLTQTAHLAFIQAGITEEAFKIFFIMILSFVLGYDKKTKTFSPNVVLFGSFVAMGFSFIENTHYIAREPDEKKLDLFFARTIHSSNIHLLINLCFALFLLKSNQQSEFAGKRLYIIFGFVLSVLQHGVVDFLLIPGATIGLWIATSLFVGIWVWVVNDWRTLVVEEKSESFEILGTTEVTE; encoded by the coding sequence ATGAAAGAAATTGGATTTTTTGATTATTTGATTGGTGCTCTCACGGTAGTTCCATGGGCCATTGTGATTTGGAAGGCCTACAAACCAAAAAAAGGGTGGCAGGAAGTTTTAGGAATTTTACTCGCACTTTTTTTTGGTTGGCTATCAACAGATCTTATCTTAAGACTTCATCCCATCCTTTGGCCAGAAGCAGACTTTACTCCAAAGAAAAAAGTAAGTATGCTCACCCAAACGGCTCACTTAGCATTCATCCAAGCAGGGATCACCGAAGAGGCATTCAAAATATTTTTTATTATGATTTTGTCTTTTGTTTTGGGTTATGATAAAAAAACAAAAACTTTCTCACCGAATGTAGTTTTGTTTGGTTCCTTTGTGGCCATGGGTTTTTCTTTTATCGAAAACACTCACTACATTGCTAGGGAACCAGACGAAAAAAAATTAGATTTATTTTTTGCCCGCACCATTCATTCATCTAACATACATTTACTCATCAATCTTTGTTTTGCACTTTTTCTATTAAAGAGCAATCAACAATCAGAATTTGCAGGCAAACGTTTGTACATAATATTTGGATTTGTACTTTCGGTTTTACAACATGGAGTTGTGGATTTCCTGTTGATTCCCGGCGCTACGATTGGCCTTTGGATTGCGACTTCCCTATTTGTTGGAATATGGGTTTGGGTAGTAAATGATTGGCGGACTTTAGTTGTCGAAGAGAAGTCAGAATCATTCGAAATTTTAGGAACTACAGAGGTTACTGAATGA
- a CDS encoding GyrI-like domain-containing protein, translating into MSEVTEPLVKTASFSVMGLRIRTSNAPGEADIQIPKVYSTFYKEDIPKQMELLRKFDPLFAVYFNYASDETGAYDFLLGYAVDAKTIPLRGMEVVQVESQSGRYFQIQPGAPEEVVPKFWAEIWNHPEIPKIRTYQMDWEEYSEAGIRVFLSTK; encoded by the coding sequence ATGTCTGAAGTGACGGAACCATTGGTAAAAACGGCTAGTTTCTCAGTGATGGGGCTTCGGATCCGGACTTCCAACGCGCCCGGTGAAGCAGACATACAGATTCCAAAAGTTTACTCTACGTTTTATAAAGAAGATATTCCGAAACAGATGGAACTTCTACGAAAGTTTGATCCGCTTTTTGCTGTTTATTTTAACTATGCCTCTGATGAAACGGGGGCTTATGATTTTTTGTTAGGTTATGCAGTGGATGCAAAAACAATTCCACTTCGAGGAATGGAAGTAGTACAGGTTGAATCACAATCTGGTCGTTATTTCCAGATCCAACCGGGAGCTCCCGAAGAAGTGGTTCCTAAGTTTTGGGCAGAGATTTGGAACCATCCAGAAATTCCAAAAATCAGAACGTATCAAATGGATTGGGAAGAATACTCTGAAGCGGGTATTCGAGTATTCTTATCTACAAAATAG
- a CDS encoding DUF1554 domain-containing protein gives MKGFSRKSIIEFNLTLILLSVIVTGVACGKDKDNNDTLIGTMLVALNTNTGCTNKDHCKMYVTKSNAVLNVGISGLDNQCNSDENKPSGSGTYKAMVADGTNRNACTYANCATGGTSEHIDWVLKPNKEYRRADGTTVIGNTSVNGIFESDLTNEVLSVGTGTNFTITGLNANWTNSVNDCSNFSTTGANVAFGSHIEKTIASVIAFGNSTCTSSRKLYCVEQ, from the coding sequence ATGAAAGGATTCAGCAGAAAATCTATTATTGAGTTTAATTTAACGTTAATTTTATTAAGTGTTATCGTTACTGGAGTTGCTTGCGGAAAAGATAAAGACAATAATGATACTTTAATTGGAACAATGTTAGTCGCTTTAAATACAAATACAGGCTGTACAAACAAAGACCATTGTAAAATGTATGTAACCAAATCAAATGCTGTTCTGAATGTTGGTATTTCAGGATTAGATAATCAATGTAATTCCGACGAAAACAAACCTTCTGGTAGTGGTACTTACAAAGCGATGGTTGCCGATGGAACAAATCGCAATGCTTGTACTTACGCTAATTGCGCCACTGGCGGCACATCAGAACATATTGATTGGGTACTCAAACCCAATAAGGAATATCGCAGAGCTGATGGGACAACTGTGATTGGTAATACAAGTGTAAACGGAATCTTCGAATCAGATTTGACGAATGAAGTTTTATCGGTCGGAACTGGCACAAATTTTACAATTACTGGTTTGAATGCAAATTGGACAAACAGTGTAAATGATTGTTCCAATTTTTCTACAACCGGAGCAAATGTTGCCTTTGGATCGCATATTGAAAAAACGATAGCAAGTGTAATCGCATTTGGCAACAGCACCTGTACAAGCTCGAGGAAGCTATATTGTGTTGAACAATAA
- a CDS encoding VOC family protein, which yields MGKSKLLEMHNVGIVVESLDQAISFFEEIGLRLEGRMVVAGEWAGKVTGLGHQEVEIAMMMTPDGHTRIELSQFISPKTIADHRTAPVNSLGYLRMMFRVDNLDELLSRLTKFGAELVGEVVQFGNVYRLCYIRGVEGLLIGLAEQIGDQTATDILE from the coding sequence ATGGGCAAAAGTAAACTATTAGAAATGCACAATGTCGGAATTGTCGTTGAATCATTAGATCAGGCAATTTCGTTTTTCGAAGAGATCGGGCTAAGGTTAGAGGGAAGAATGGTAGTCGCAGGGGAATGGGCAGGAAAAGTCACAGGACTTGGACACCAAGAAGTGGAGATTGCGATGATGATGACTCCCGACGGACACACTCGCATCGAACTGTCTCAATTCATCTCTCCAAAAACAATCGCAGACCACCGAACGGCTCCAGTAAATTCTCTGGGTTACCTTCGTATGATGTTTCGAGTAGACAACTTAGATGAATTGTTATCTCGCCTAACAAAATTTGGTGCGGAGCTCGTTGGAGAAGTGGTACAATTTGGAAATGTCTACCGACTCTGTTATATCCGTGGAGTGGAAGGACTACTCATCGGACTTGCGGAACAAATCGGAGATCAAACAGCAACTGATATTTTAGAATAA